In Lagenorhynchus albirostris chromosome 1, mLagAlb1.1, whole genome shotgun sequence, the sequence AATTACAGGGAGCAAAGGAAGCCCTCTGAGCTTCTGACCATCTATCGCATCCACCTCCCCGTGGCACCCTGGCCTCTCTCCGGCCTCGGTCCTCCCAGCCACAAGATAGAGAATCAGCGATTCTCCAACTGTGCTCCTTGGGTCCTGCAGGGGTTCCTCAAACATTTcagttaaaaagttttaaaataagtcaagttttactgtttaaaaaaactaatttcaattacatttttttctaacactcgtcaaaaaaatataactataaaaatgaGAGATGTTCACCACCTAAAAGATCTCAGGCAGTGCTTCGGGAAGCACTGGATGAAAGCACggcaggaggagagggcagagccTCAGGCCTGGGGCCAAGCCCCCGGCGGGAGGCGGGGGGAGACCCCAGGGGCCGGGCCCTTGCTGGGGGAGGCCTGTGGCGTCCTTACCTTGTGGGTGAGCGAGTGTTGCTTGAGGTGGTGGATCTGGCTGAACTCCATGCCGCACTCGGTGCACACGAAGGGCCGCACGTTCTGGTGCTTGAGCATGTGGTTCTGCAGCTGGCTGCGGTAGTGGAAGGACTTGTCACACTCGAGGCACTGGtagagggtggggccctgatgcGAGGCCAGGTGGCGCTTGAGCTGGGTCAGGGTGGAGAAGTCCAGGCCGCACTCGACGCAGACGTGGCAGCGGCCGCTCTCGTGCTTCACCTCGTGGGCCTTGAGCTCGCTGGGGTAGGCGAAGCCGCGGCCGCAGAAGTGGCAGCTATAGGGCTTGACCTCCGAGTGCAGCAGCATGTGGCGCTTGAGGTGGCTGGTCTGCGTGAAGGCCTTCTGGCACACCTGGCACTTGTGCGGCCGGGTGCCCTGGTGCGTCAGCAGGTGTGTCTGCAAGTGGCTGGGCTGCTTGAACAGCTTGCTGCAGTGCGGGCACGAGTGAGGCTTGATGCCATTGTGGCCCAGGATGTGCGTCACCAGGTTGTACTTGGATGTGTAGGACTTCTCGCACATGCGGCACTGCCAGCGCTTCTGACGGTCGCCTGCCTCCACCAGGTACGAGTCGTCGATCTGCACGTTGATGTCCAGCCGGTCCAGCTGGGCCTTCTTGTGGCGTTCCACCGTCGAGCCGGCTGCATCGGCCTCAAACTCGCCTGCCTCCTGCCACACGAAGCCCTGTTCCGGCTTCACGGGCTCCGGGGACTCCATGGTGGGGGCCTCAGGGTCGCTCAGGGGGGCCAGGTGCGGCGGCTCGAAGCCACACTCCGTGGGCAGCGCCTCCGGCCCGGGCAGCACCATGCTGGGCTCGGGGAAGCCGTCCCGGGCTGGGTCAGGGAAGTGGGGGTCGAAGGGGGCTACGTCCAGCTCTGGCCGCGGGGTTCGGGGCAGGTGCCGCAGTGTCCGGGGCTTGCGGCTGAAGACGCTGAGGTCGATCATCTTGACAGCGCTGCTCTGCACCAGGGCCTCGCAGCCGCCACTGGCCACCTCGGTGGGGGCCTCCGCTGGGCCCGCATCCTTGTCGTCGCCGGGCACGGACACCTCGTAGACCTCCtgatcctcttcctcctccaccttctcAAACTTGACCTTGGGCACCAGCCGCACGGGCGGCCGTGTCTTCCGCCGGGTGTGCTTCTCGAAGGCTGCCTCCACCTCCAGCACCTCCTCCTCTGCCGGCTCCTCCAGGGCCCGCCCGTTGCAGGCCAGCTGGTAGACATCTGGGCCCGGGGCCCGGGGCTCCCCCATGGCCGCCCCGGACAGCTCCGGCCCCAGGTCCGGGTAGAAGGCTTCGGCGCTTATGGTGGCTCCAAAGAGCTCATTTTCTGAGACCAGGCCCAGCACAGCGGCCTGAGCCAAGGACAGCACCACCACGGCATCCGTCTGTGTCCCTGAGTCCATGAAGCCCTCCATCCCGTGGCGGCTGGCTAGGAGGGCATCGctgcagaaggagaagggaacGTTAGCACTGCCGCTCAATGTTGCGCAGACAGACAACAGACAGACAACAGACAGACACACTCAGCAAGGGCTCAGCCAGTTTTGGGCGTGTCTGTCCCTGACGCCTTTCTATTCCTGCCTTGGGAACAGGGCACGCTTGTAATTATGGGGAGCAATGATAACCCTCTGTGTATCTGATCATCGCCATGTCCTCCATCTCCCGGTGGGATCCTGGGTAAGCCCTGCCCCCTTGCTgacctcagtcttcccatctgtgaTACAGGGTGGTTGGATTtcctcagtggttctcaaactatgTTCTGCATGTCCTTCAggagttccaaaaaaaaaaaaaaaaaaaatcggatccaaaattgcaaaatataaagattctgctattttaaaaatccatctacTCAAATGTAATATATACCTCATTCCTACACATTCAGTAGGCCCACTGGCTTTGTTGCCAAGGTATAATTAATTTTGCACAGACCTTGAGACTGTACAGTGAGGTGTTAAACAACTGTCACCATTTGTAACGGCTTGGCCATGTGAATGtggtcttttgggttttttttttaatatattgagcaAAAACAAggcaacacacaaaaatcaactagGTGCCGAGGCCGATCTCAGACAGCAGCTACCTCCTGTCAGCCCTGATGCTAAATGACTATGCCCATCACAACAGGTCACTGTTCTTGATTAGCTAAATGTTAGACATTTAAATACCTAAATTTATACCGTGTAAAATATAgcttgtggggacttccctggtggtgcagtggttaagaatccgcccgccaatgcagggaatacgggtttgagccctggtccgggaagatcccacatgccgtggaacaactaagcctgtgcgccacaactactgaagcccgcgcacctggagcccatgctctgcaacaagaagagccaccacactgagaagcctgcgcaacgcaacaaagagtagcctccgctcgccgcaaatagagaaagcctgcgcacagcaacgaagacccaacgcagccaaaaaaaaaaaaaaaaaaagatattagtgggtttaaaaaaaaaaacatgtatagcTTGTGTCTGATTTGTACACTGGAATTCCATGTGAGATCTGATTTGAAAGAAGGGCTCCATGATGGCTACCAAGTTTGAGAAAACTGGCTGAAATGAATGCTAAAACTggctcccagggcttccctggtggcggtggttgagagtctgcctgccgatgcaggggacacgggttcgtgccccggtccgggaagatcccacatgccacggagcggctgggcccgtgagccatggccgctgagcctgcgcgtctggagcctgtgctccgcaacgggagaggccacaacagtgagaggcccgcgtaccgcagaaaaaaaaaaacaaaaaaaaactggctcCCAGGTTCACAGCTATGCTCTCTGATCCAACAGGTGTTTCTAAAAAAAGCCAATGAATCCACCTATCAGGGTCCAACCCCCGGTGCATCAGCTTCCTGCCTTCATAGAGGCTCCAGGTGCACCAGTGCCCTCCGTGTAGCCCGGCCTTTGCACAGGGATTCTCCCGCCCAGGTGCCCTTTCCCCAACCCCGGGGAGCTGCCAGCTCCTCCCACCAGCGCCCCAGGCTTCCCTCAAATTCCCCCTGTTCCTGGGGCTTCCCAGCCCTCCCTGCCAGCCCGGATGTGGAAGGGCCTCCTCCCTGGCCTGGGATACTCATCAGATTGTACCCCGCCTCCggctcagtgcccagcacagcacATCAGAGGCACCCCataaggaaggggaaaggaagacaGGACTGGGGTGGCTCCTGCCTGCCTTGCTGGCTCTTCTCCCAGGGCCAGGGTCAGGTGCATGGCCGGCGGCGGCCCTTCCTCAGGAAACCAGCTCCCGGCCTggtgcctccctccccccacaggcCAGAGGAGCTTCCCCTTCCTGAAGCcggctaaaaataaaataccccaGGGAGGAATTTAGCCTCCTTGAAACAGACACTAAAGATTAAACTATTAAGCTTAAACCAGGGCTCTCATGGAAGGGGTCAGATGGAAGGAAACCTTTGGGTCCACCTGGAACAGGCTGGGGGGTTAGCCCTGATTTagagcccacctcccaccccctgctGGAAAGAGCACCCAACTTGAGCTTGGcctcaagtcccagctctgtcgTGTACAAGTG encodes:
- the ZNF710 gene encoding zinc finger protein 710 isoform X3, producing MPMEADAVSCSGSRGSLFFSERIPGDALLASRHGMEGFMDSGTQTDAVVVLSLAQAAVLGLVSENELFGATISAEAFYPDLGPELSGAAMGEPRAPGPDVYQLACNGRALEEPAEEEVLEVEAAFEKHTRRKTRPPVRLVPKVKFEKVEEEEDQEVYEVSVPGDDKDAGPAEAPTEVASGGCEALVQSSAVKMIDLSVFSRKPRTLRHLPRTPRPELDVAPFDPHFPDPARDGFPEPSMVLPGPEALPTECGFEPPHLAPLSDPEAPTMESPEPVKPEQGFVWQEAGEFEADAAGSTVERHKKAQLDRLDINVQIDDSYLVEAGDRQKRWQCRMCEKSYTSKYNLVTHILGHNGIKPHSCPHCSKLFKQPSHLQTHLLTHQGTRPHKCQVCQKAFTQTSHLKRHMLLHSEVKPYSCHFCGRGFAYPSELKAHEVKHESGRCHVCVECGLDFSTLTQLKRHLASHQGPTLYQCLECDKSFHYRSQLQNHMLKHQNVRPFVCTECGMEFSQIHHLKQHSLTHKGVKEFKCEVCGREFTLQANMKRHMLIHTSVRPYQCHICFKTFVQKQTLKTHMIVHSPVKPFKCKVCGKSFNRMYNLLGHMHLHAGSKPFKCPYCSSKFNLKGNLSRHMKVKHGVMDIGLDSQDPMMELTGTDPSELDSQQEIEDFEENAYAYAGVDSSAEASVLTEQAMKEMAYYNVL
- the ZNF710 gene encoding zinc finger protein 710 isoform X1 translates to MPMEADAVSCSGSRGSLFFSERIPGDALLASRHGMEGFMDSGTQTDAVVVLSLAQAAVLGLVSENELFGATISAEAFYPDLGPELSGAAMGEPRAPGPDVYQLACNGRALEEPAEEEVLEVEAAFEKHTRRKTRPPVRLVPKVKFEKVEEEEDQEVYEVSVPGDDKDAGPAEAPTEVASGGCEALVQSSAVKMIDLSVFSRKPRTLRHLPRTPRPELDVAPFDPHFPDPARDGFPEPSMVLPGPEALPTECGFEPPHLAPLSDPEAPTMESPEPVKPEQGFVWQEAGEFEADAAGSTVERHKKAQLDRLDINVQIDDSYLVEAGDRQKRWQCRMCEKSYTSKYNLVTHILGHNGIKPHSCPHCSKLFKQPSHLQTHLLTHQGTRPHKCQVCQKAFTQTSHLKRHMLLHSEVKPYSCHFCGRGFAYPSELKAHEVKHESGRCHVCVECGLDFSTLTQLKRHLASHQGPTLYQCLECDKSFHYRSQLQNHMLKHQNVRPFVCTECGMEFSQIHHLKQHSLTHKGVKEFKCEVCGREFTLQANMKRHMLIHTSVRPYQCHICFKTFVQKQTLKTHMIVHSPVKPFKCKVCGKSFNRMYNLLGHMHLHAGSKPFKCPYCSSKFNLKGNLSRHMKVKHGVMDIGLDSQDPMMELTGTDPSELDSQQEIEDFEENAYAYAAEAFSCAVRALCLPNQEQRGLPWRDSGSEGTVGLALGLQLLAGSLRRPMREAGGGRARQAVHPLPAPPASDLLCTTQSSGPGCRPCSAHGSLPRQPALISSVPAPAPAPELKTAGPGR
- the ZNF710 gene encoding zinc finger protein 710 isoform X2 codes for the protein MEGFMDSGTQTDAVVVLSLAQAAVLGLVSENELFGATISAEAFYPDLGPELSGAAMGEPRAPGPDVYQLACNGRALEEPAEEEVLEVEAAFEKHTRRKTRPPVRLVPKVKFEKVEEEEDQEVYEVSVPGDDKDAGPAEAPTEVASGGCEALVQSSAVKMIDLSVFSRKPRTLRHLPRTPRPELDVAPFDPHFPDPARDGFPEPSMVLPGPEALPTECGFEPPHLAPLSDPEAPTMESPEPVKPEQGFVWQEAGEFEADAAGSTVERHKKAQLDRLDINVQIDDSYLVEAGDRQKRWQCRMCEKSYTSKYNLVTHILGHNGIKPHSCPHCSKLFKQPSHLQTHLLTHQGTRPHKCQVCQKAFTQTSHLKRHMLLHSEVKPYSCHFCGRGFAYPSELKAHEVKHESGRCHVCVECGLDFSTLTQLKRHLASHQGPTLYQCLECDKSFHYRSQLQNHMLKHQNVRPFVCTECGMEFSQIHHLKQHSLTHKGVKEFKCEVCGREFTLQANMKRHMLIHTSVRPYQCHICFKTFVQKQTLKTHMIVHSPVKPFKCKVCGKSFNRMYNLLGHMHLHAGSKPFKCPYCSSKFNLKGNLSRHMKVKHGVMDIGLDSQDPMMELTGTDPSELDSQQEIEDFEENAYAYAAEAFSCAVRALCLPNQEQRGLPWRDSGSEGTVGLALGLQLLAGSLRRPMREAGGGRARQAVHPLPAPPASDLLCTTQSSGPGCRPCSAHGSLPRQPALISSVPAPAPAPELKTAGPGR